In Daphnia pulicaria isolate SC F1-1A chromosome 5, SC_F0-13Bv2, whole genome shotgun sequence, a single genomic region encodes these proteins:
- the LOC124340960 gene encoding uncharacterized protein LOC124340960 isoform X1 — METHFDSLPVDILLHLFNYMNEKDCLTFSISGVSDRFSCLWGERRNLSIQQCFFVTHNSLHTYLSRWVCPKIISSLDISHCYWLPSDFLFDVVTSMSHLVALKIQDTKLNMSHLWQIFKSCHHIAKLSISLSENDEPIFDQMKESESSSLQTLSNGFSKLTHLKILAFNGAYYIDSWPLILQLLSYCRKCVDLHLEIAYSDYEYFMHGPFGKCNYDYAFVDRARDEFFPNLSWMALLKNFVILKRGGLYTETIVDECVEGLVKWVFSYYDMNCVERVWIKIEDCGIPCDMIPSECQLKSLVCYVHGDELSSFDGDVDGRFAKLEHIGGMIALQHWTGLPNLRYIHGFGHSAQEVDEMCRAHPRLEFLHLDDSYVEYPFCMKADWVLHHLKTFVYVCLYPMKEILEPFLKAAPNLEVLGIGLSNNTAFGPNPSPYDEPLDFLKMISRCGRLTTITLNQFCLFEGDLFAIFSGCPLLRNLHICGGLTCPESFDNLCRYLPLAKKLRDFRLQYDSRCEGENSNRAVLNALLDSKRLERIVLYEEDGEEDDSKFPWKSQELQDVLFKFVSSMPDLVCFFFFTASEIEPGTVAKLKQKFDEFIIPIRPAFWCHVDRTLPRAMDPTVPRIHYDQIVCPMEYLAPEF; from the exons ATGGAGACACATTTTGACAGTCTTCCTGTTGACATACTGCTTCACCTTTTCAACTACATGAATGAAAAAGACTGTTTAACCTTTTCGATCTCAGGGGTGTCTGACAGATTTTCATGTCTATGGGGAGAAAGAAG AAACCTTTCAATCCAGCAGTGTTTTTTTGTCACCCATAATTCATTACACACGTATCTAAGTAGATGggtttgcccaaaaataatttcaagtcTCGATATAAGCCACTGTTATTGGCTGCCAAGTGACTTTTTATTTGACGTTGTAACTTCAATGAGTCACTTGGTagcattaaaaattcaagataCCAAGCTTAACATGTCACATCTTTGGCAGATATTTAAAAGCTGTCATCATATTGCAAAACTTAGTATTAGCTTGTCAGAGAACGAtgaacctatttttgatcaaatgAAAGAGTCTGAATCATCATCTCTTCAAACATTATCAAATGGTTTCTCAAAACTGACTCACTTAAAAATCCTTGCATTCAATGGTGCTTATTATATAGACTCTTGGCCTTTAATCCTGCAGCTATTAAG tTATTGCCGAAAATGTGTGGATTTGCACCTGGAAATTGCCTATAGTGATTATGAATACTTCATGCATGGGCCATTCGGGAAATGTAATTATGATTATGCATTCGTCGATCGTGCTCGAgacgaattttttccaaacttGAGCTGGATGgcattattgaaaaattttgtgattTTGAAAAGGGGCGGTTTATATACTGAAACTATAGTAGACGAATGCGTCGAGGGGCTGGTCAAATGGGTATTTTCCTATTATGACATGAACTGTGTTGAGCGCGTTTGGATAAAAATTGAAGATTGTGGAATCCCGTGTGATATGATCCCTTCAGAATGTCAACTAAAATCACTTGTATGCTATGTTCATGGTGATGAACTGTCAAGTTTTGACGGGGATGTCGATGGGCGATTTGCTAAGTTGGAACACATCGGCGGTATGATTGCGCTACAACACTGGACCGGGTTGCCTAACCTTCGCTACATTCATGGCTTTGGCCACAGTGCACAA GAAGTTGACGAAATGTGTAGAGCACATCCCAGGTTAGAGTTTTTGCATTTGGATGACAGCTATGTAGAATATCCTTTTTGTATGAAAGCTGACTGGGTGTTGCATCATTTAAAGACATTCGTTTACGTTTGCCTGTATCCAATGAAAG AGATTCTAGAACCATTTCTGAAAGCCGCTCCTAATCTTGAAGTGCTTGGTATTGGTCTTTCGAATAACACTGCTTTTGGTCCTAATCCTAGTCCTTACGATGAACctcttgattttttgaaaatgatatcACGTTGTGGTCGGTTGACTACCATAACCCTAAACCAGTTTTGTTTGTTCGAAGGAGATTTATTTGCG ATATTCAGTGGCTGCCCATTACTTCGAAATCTTCATATTTGCGGTGGTCTTACTTGCCCCGAATCATTCGACAATCTTTGTCGGTACTTACCTCTGGCTAAAAAGTTGCGAGATTTTAG ATTGCAGTACGACTCCAGGTGCGAAGGAGAAAACTCGAATCGGGCCGTACTGAATGCTCTTCTCGATTCTAAAAGACTGGAAAGAATTGTTCTCTACGAGGAGGACGGCGAGGAGGACGACTCTAAATTTCCGTGGAAAAGTCAGGAACTTCAAGACGTTCTATTCAAATTTGTAAGCAGTATGCCAGATCTcgtctgtttctttttcttcacggCATCAGAAATAGAACCAGGAACGGTGGCCAAACTGAAACAGAAATTTGACGAGTTTATTATCCCAATTCGACCGGCCTTTTGGTGCCATGTTGATAGAACCCTTCCCAGAGCAATGGATCCCACAGTCCCTCGAATTCATTATGACCAGATTGTATGCCCTATGGAATACTTGGCTCCCGAATTTTGA
- the LOC124340960 gene encoding uncharacterized protein LOC124340960 isoform X2: METHFDSLPVDILLHLFNYMNEKDCLTFSISGVSDRFSCLWGERRNLSIQQCFFVTHNSLHTYLSRWVCPKIISSLDISHCYWLPSDFLFDVVTSMSHLVALKIQDTKLNMSHLWQIFKSCHHIAKLSISLSENDEPIFDQMKESESSSLQTLSNGFSKLTHLKILAFNGAYYIDSWPLILQLLSYCRKCVDLHLEIAYSDYEYFMHGPFGKCNYDYAFVDRARDEFFPNLSWMALLKNFVILKRGGLYTETIVDECVEGLVKWVFSYYDMNCVERVWIKIEDCGIPCDMIPSECQLKSLVCYVHGDELSSFDGDVDGRFAKLEHIGGMIALQHWTGLPNLRYIHGFGHSAQEVDEMCRAHPRLEFLHLDDSYVEYPFCMKADWVLHHLKTFVYVCLYPMKEILEPFLKAAPNLEVLGIGLSNNTAFGPNPSPYDEPLDFLKMISRCGRLTTITLNQFCLFEGDLFAIFSGCPLLRNLHICGGLTCPESFDNLCRYLPLAKKLRDFRCEGENSNRAVLNALLDSKRLERIVLYEEDGEEDDSKFPWKSQELQDVLFKFVSSMPDLVCFFFFTASEIEPGTVAKLKQKFDEFIIPIRPAFWCHVDRTLPRAMDPTVPRIHYDQIVCPMEYLAPEF, encoded by the exons ATGGAGACACATTTTGACAGTCTTCCTGTTGACATACTGCTTCACCTTTTCAACTACATGAATGAAAAAGACTGTTTAACCTTTTCGATCTCAGGGGTGTCTGACAGATTTTCATGTCTATGGGGAGAAAGAAG AAACCTTTCAATCCAGCAGTGTTTTTTTGTCACCCATAATTCATTACACACGTATCTAAGTAGATGggtttgcccaaaaataatttcaagtcTCGATATAAGCCACTGTTATTGGCTGCCAAGTGACTTTTTATTTGACGTTGTAACTTCAATGAGTCACTTGGTagcattaaaaattcaagataCCAAGCTTAACATGTCACATCTTTGGCAGATATTTAAAAGCTGTCATCATATTGCAAAACTTAGTATTAGCTTGTCAGAGAACGAtgaacctatttttgatcaaatgAAAGAGTCTGAATCATCATCTCTTCAAACATTATCAAATGGTTTCTCAAAACTGACTCACTTAAAAATCCTTGCATTCAATGGTGCTTATTATATAGACTCTTGGCCTTTAATCCTGCAGCTATTAAG tTATTGCCGAAAATGTGTGGATTTGCACCTGGAAATTGCCTATAGTGATTATGAATACTTCATGCATGGGCCATTCGGGAAATGTAATTATGATTATGCATTCGTCGATCGTGCTCGAgacgaattttttccaaacttGAGCTGGATGgcattattgaaaaattttgtgattTTGAAAAGGGGCGGTTTATATACTGAAACTATAGTAGACGAATGCGTCGAGGGGCTGGTCAAATGGGTATTTTCCTATTATGACATGAACTGTGTTGAGCGCGTTTGGATAAAAATTGAAGATTGTGGAATCCCGTGTGATATGATCCCTTCAGAATGTCAACTAAAATCACTTGTATGCTATGTTCATGGTGATGAACTGTCAAGTTTTGACGGGGATGTCGATGGGCGATTTGCTAAGTTGGAACACATCGGCGGTATGATTGCGCTACAACACTGGACCGGGTTGCCTAACCTTCGCTACATTCATGGCTTTGGCCACAGTGCACAA GAAGTTGACGAAATGTGTAGAGCACATCCCAGGTTAGAGTTTTTGCATTTGGATGACAGCTATGTAGAATATCCTTTTTGTATGAAAGCTGACTGGGTGTTGCATCATTTAAAGACATTCGTTTACGTTTGCCTGTATCCAATGAAAG AGATTCTAGAACCATTTCTGAAAGCCGCTCCTAATCTTGAAGTGCTTGGTATTGGTCTTTCGAATAACACTGCTTTTGGTCCTAATCCTAGTCCTTACGATGAACctcttgattttttgaaaatgatatcACGTTGTGGTCGGTTGACTACCATAACCCTAAACCAGTTTTGTTTGTTCGAAGGAGATTTATTTGCG ATATTCAGTGGCTGCCCATTACTTCGAAATCTTCATATTTGCGGTGGTCTTACTTGCCCCGAATCATTCGACAATCTTTGTCGGTACTTACCTCTGGCTAAAAAGTTGCGAGATTTTAG GTGCGAAGGAGAAAACTCGAATCGGGCCGTACTGAATGCTCTTCTCGATTCTAAAAGACTGGAAAGAATTGTTCTCTACGAGGAGGACGGCGAGGAGGACGACTCTAAATTTCCGTGGAAAAGTCAGGAACTTCAAGACGTTCTATTCAAATTTGTAAGCAGTATGCCAGATCTcgtctgtttctttttcttcacggCATCAGAAATAGAACCAGGAACGGTGGCCAAACTGAAACAGAAATTTGACGAGTTTATTATCCCAATTCGACCGGCCTTTTGGTGCCATGTTGATAGAACCCTTCCCAGAGCAATGGATCCCACAGTCCCTCGAATTCATTATGACCAGATTGTATGCCCTATGGAATACTTGGCTCCCGAATTTTGA